The window AAGCCCATCTTGGAGGCTTATTTGGCATGGTTTCAAAAGCAGCGGTCCCGTACGCTGCCAAAAAGTCTGCTCGGACAGGCGATTGCGTACAGCTTGAACCAATGGGACAAACTGACGGCTTTCCTACAGGACGGTCGTCTGGAGATCGACAACAACCGCAGCGGAAGGTCGATCAAGCCATTTGTGATTGGACGAAAGAACTGGCTGTTTGCCAACACGCCTCGCGGAGCACAGGCCAGCGCGACGATCTATAGCGTGATTGAAACCGCGAAGGAGAACGGACTGAATCCGTTCCAATACTTGAAGTATCTGTTTGAGCGGTTTCCGCAGCTTGCGGATTCGAAAGATCCGGAGGCACTGGACCGGTTGCTGCACTGGTCGTCATCGTTACCTTTGACTTGTCGAGCGTCCCAATCGTAAACCATTTTACCGAAGCCCTCATCTGATAGACAGGTGGGGGCTATTTGACGCTTACGGAACGCCCATATACCAAGCTCTGAAAGACCTGAGAGGTTTTTAAAGACCCACAAAAAGAACAAACAAGAAGAGAAACGAGTAAAGAAAACGCTTGCAAGATAGAGGTTGACGAAAAAAATCTACTGTCAAAAAGAAAAGCACCCACAAAAACTTGACGGTTCATTGTAAAATTAAATGCAACAAAATAAATATACAAAAGCCACGGTAATTCCGTTATGATGAAGTCGACACAAACCCATACATAACAGGAGGATTACCATGGCTCGCACTCATCATAACACAACTCGTACCTTTTCGCATCTCACCGTTTTGATCGTGGTCAGATCCAAGCGCTTCGTAATCAGGGAAAGTCACTGCAAGAAATCGCAGACATCATCGGCTGTCATAAGTCTACGATCTCCCGTGAGTTGAAGCGAGGAACCGTGACGCAGCGACGGTCTGATCTGACCGAGTATCAAGCATACTTTGCCGATGTGGGTCAACGTGTCTATGAATCGAACCGTTCCCGCTGTGGTGCGAAGTATAAGCTGATCCAGACCACGGATTTCATTCATTTTGCCGTGCAGAAGATCCGTGATGATCACTGGTCTCCGGATGCCGTTTGCGGCTATGCCAAGACCCAGCGCTTGTTCGATGGTGAATGGGTTTGCACCAAGACCCTGTACCGCTATATCGACCTTGGTCTGCTTCCAATCAAGAACATCGATCTGCCTTTGAAAGTGTCCCGCAACACCAAGAAAAAGCGAACACGGCAACATAAGAAGATGCTAGGCACAAGCATTGAACAACGCCCCCGGCACATCGATGAACGTCTGGAATAATGCGTGAAACAGGCCTTACAGGAATTGAAGCAACAGTATGGATCCGTATTCTCAACCGTGTTCAAAACGGTCACATCAGACAATGGAGCTGAATTCAGTGAACTCAGCCAGGCTATCGAATGCGAGGTGTATTACACACATCCTTATACATCATGTGAACGAGGGACCAATGAACGCCACAACGGACTCATTCGTCGATTTATTCCAAAAGGCAAGTCCATGGATGATATCGATCCGTCGCTCATTATCTATGTAGAGAACTGGTGTAACACCCTCCCAAGGAAGATCCTGGAATATCGTTCACCGAACGATGCGTTTAATGAAGAGTTACGAAACTTGGCTTTATCATAACCATATTTTGGATTACTGTGAGTTGTTGCATTTAATATTGCAATTTAAGTTAGAAAAAATTTATGTGATAAAATGATTATACTCTATACCAAACAAGGAGGCATTTGAAATGAAAAAGTTCATTCCGTCTTTTTGTTTGTGGCATTGACGCTGACCATGCTCAGTCCCCTCCCGGCACAGGCAGTCATATTTCCCGATGTGTCGGACGGGCACTGATGCTATACCGCACCTTACAATTGCCGGAAGGCCGTTCATCCTTCCGTAACGTACAAAACGGCGCTGTATTGGGAAAAGCGGTAGGCGCCATCGTCCAAGCAGGAATTGCTCGAGGGTATCCTGATGGCACATTCCGGCCGAATCAGCCTTTAACCCGGGGTCAGAGGGCGGTCATGATCACTTGTGCTTTGGGTTACGAGATGAGGCCATCGCCTATAAAAACGCTTCTCTACCATTTACAGACCGTTTGGTTGAATCGCAGCGGGGTTACATCAAAGTCGTATCAGATCGGGGAATCATCCGGGGTACAAGCGCCACCACCTTTTCAGCCGGAAAGCCCACCACCCGGGCCTAGACTACCGTCATCATCAACCGGATGTTGAAACACGACTCAACAACCCAGCCAACATCCCAATCGGTCATCGCTTTTACGATCCCCCATCTGTCAAAATGTTTAGTGGAATGGTATTCAGGCACCCATTATGCCAACCCGTTGGGCAATGACAAATGGATCATCTGGATTCAGGAAGAAAAGAATTTCGACCGTTCCATTCCCAAACCCAATGCCAAAAAAGAATCCGACATCCGTCAAGCAATCTTCGGATTGTACAACCTGGAAAACGGGCTCGTTCAAACGATAAAACTGGATTACTTGTATGACTCACATCCTGCGCTCTCGCCTCCCGCTCTCAGGATTTACAAAGATATGGCACTCATATGTTAACAGTACACTTAGGAGGGATTTATGCTGAGAAACAAATACTTTTCTTCAAAATCAAGCATCATCATTTTTTCCTTATTACTATTGGCGTTGGCATTGATGTGTCGTGAATTCTTCATCCATACTCATTTGCCAGAAACGGTTGTAAAGAGGGATGTGGAAACAAAAGAAGTGGAGATGATTGTAAACCCAGAGGAATATGTAAAGCAATGCAAATTCGACATTCCAGAACAAGCAAAAGTCGTTGGTGCAGCGATTGTTCGTTTAAACGAGAATGAAACTGTACCTTCCAAAACAAATCGTGGGGATAGTCAAATTCCATGGGGCATTCCTTATTACTACGTTGAAAATATTGAAATAAGTGAATCCTGCGAAACGGAAGTCCCTCCGAGAAGTTCCGCAATGGGGCCAGGTACTTTAAAGACATATTTAAATGAGGGCGTACCTGCTACATGGAATTCAAACACAAGAATCAGAGCTGATAAAGTAAGTAAAGAACTCGGTTTTGACGTTACGATGACTTACGAAGTATCAACTAGCCATACAATCCATATTCCTGTCGACAAGACATATGAACTTGCTGCATATCTCATATACGAGCTTTACAATTTTGACGTTTATTACAGCCCCATCATTGGATCTGATTATCACGCCGGTTCTGGACAGGCACAGAAACCTTCCGGTGTTTGCTTTGTTTGGTATGAAATTTAACAATTAACCTCCATATATTTTCACAGGACCTGCTGGTACAGGTTACCGATGGTCTTCTATACTGGGGAAAGGAGAGATTCAAATGTCAAAGCGTGCGGCCGGTGTTGCTTTTTGTGGTATTTCTGCATTTCTCTTTGTTTCACATTATATTACTGCAGCATTGTATCGGTTGAGTGGGCGAGGGGGTGGATGGAGCCACGATGATTTTGTATTGTATTTAAATTACGTTGGCAATACCCCTAGAATATTAAGCATCATTGCTTTGGCTATTGGTATTTTTTATTTGTATCAAGCAGAAAAAGAAGACAAAAAAAAATAAGATACTTGGACTGGTGAACAAGGAACATGCACGCAAGAGTAATTCACATGTGCCATGGTAAATCCTGCGCTCAAAAATCCCCTTCCCCAACCTCAAAAGCGTTTCTGTGGTACGGCACATTTTCCGCCATATAAGCGATGGTCGGCACCAACTCCACAATGTCCGGGTCCATTGAGCCATACAACGGAACGTCCTCCCAGCCCGCCTGATTCAGCTTGGTTTTTACGCCATTCATCATCTCCTCAACCGTCTCCCCGTCCCTCGGATAGACTGCCACCACACGCAAGTCTGGAAGAGGTTCATGCGTCTTGAGATACCCGTTACAATGCGGGCACCAGTGAGCTAGAAAAAGGACAGGTCCGTCTTCCAGTTTCAGTTCGACGGTCTATCCTTTTTCGTCAACTACTGTAAACACACTTTCAGGAATTTCCTCAATGTCAGGTGTCACTTGCTGAACCTCCGATTCCTGTTTCTCAACGAGCGGCTGTTCATCTGTGGCCATCTGCGAACAGGATGTCAATACCGCAAGACCAACTGCCATCCCCATAACAAGAATCATCTTCCGCATAATTCAAAACCCCTTTCTTTTTTTTGTGCATGGAAAAAGCCACAGGCACTTTCCTTTCCTTGGCATCTAAGGCGGTTTGCCTGTGGCACTTGTCTCATACAGATCGCGTCATTTTAAAACGCCTTTCGTTTTATTCGGATTTTGGATGCATGGAGGCATCTCTAGCAATCCGCCCCTGCCATCCGGCAGAGGGCTTGCTTGATTGCCAGTTCATTTTCTATTCCTTCTCATCGGACCATTCACTTCCAAACCCTTTCCAAATGTAACACTTCCTGAATATATCCCCAAACGGATACCGGGGCAAGAATCATCTGGTAACATAAAACAAAAAGCCAAAAGCCGAGTCTGTTCTTACGAATACGCAGGTCAAGCTTTTGAAATACGGATTTCTGGTATATATACAAAATATAGTAACTCAATAACGTCAATGGTAATACCAATATCGTCATTGGTCCGACGATCCAGTAAATCCCAAAGAATGCAAGGATAAGACCGGGGATCCAAAAGAAGGTGTACGTGAAATCAATATAGGGTATGACAAGGTTGACCCCGGTTAAATATTTTGCAAATAAAAGGGGTTGTTGCCAAGGTTTCGTTTCTTTGAGCGCTTCAATCATCCCCCGGGCCCAGCGCGAACGTTGTTTGATGAAATGGGAAAAAGTGACGGGAACATCGGTAAATGCGACGGCAAGCGGTTCAAAATAAACTTTCCATCCGTTTTTTAAAAAGCTCCAAGTGAGCACGATATCCTCACCAATTGCGTTTGGCCATCCGCCAACCTTTTTTATGCATTCCGTCATGTATATGCTGTAGGCACCTTGTGCAACCAAGGTTCCCTGATATAGGCCTTGTAAGCGTTTGATTGAAGCGATTCCCAAAAAATAGTCCCACTCTTGTATTTTGGCCAACCAATTTTCACGGCTGTTGCGCACTAAAACAGCCCCGGCGACCGCGCAAACGTCAACAGGAGCGCTTAACATCCGAGAAACAAGATAGCGCACCGCAGAACGGTGCAACAGAGTATCGGCATCCAAAGTGATCAAATATCGCGTTTTTACTTCCAACAATCCCGCATTAAGTGCGTTGAACTTTCCGGGATTTTCTTCCCTAATGATCCGTAAGGAAAGGCCTAAAGATTCGGCAGCTTTTTTCGCTTCTTCAGACGTCCGATCTGTTGAACCGTTGTCGATGATGATGATCTGGATATCACCCGGATAATCCTGCTTTTGTATATAGCGCAACGTATTGGCAATCTTTTTTTCTTCGTTGCGGCAAGCGATTAATATGGTAATTGGTACATTGGGCCATTCTGTTTTAAACGGAGGCTGCTGGTCCAGAATCAGACTGATCACGAGAAAGGCATTTAGATAGCCAGGGACATAAGCGATTCCTCCGATGATCAATAAAGCAATGGGAAACGTAACCACATCTGCCAAATCATAGAGCCAAGGAAGGGAAATATATACTGAAAAAAACATCCATAACAACGCAAATCCATGACCAATAAAAAACTTGACAATCACAGGTACATAAAAGGTTTTCTGAGGTGTTGGATGGGGAGATAGAGTCGGATGCACGGGTAGATTCATTTGTACATGCACCTATGATCCAGTTAATTGTTTTGTAGATCTCTTACAATAATGATCAAGTAAAAATGATCCGCTTCTTATTATCGAATAACAAAAGCGGATTGTTATTCTCGTTTTTGAAAAGGGTTTGGCCCGCTTATTCCACTGTCAAGCTCTTTGCCAGGTTACGCGGGCGGTCAACATCGTATCCGCGCACCGAACCAGCGAAATAAGCGAGCAATTGCAGCGGAATCGCCGCAAGAACCGGCATCAAAAAAGGGTGCGCCTTTGGTATATACAACACCCCATCATCCACGTCACCAACATCATCGTCATCAACGGTGGTAATGCCGACGACAAATGCGTCCCGCGCCTTGATTTCCTTTATTACTCTTCTGATAGCACGGTTTTCGCAATGGACGTATCCAAAGCTTCGTAGTCGTAATAGCTAATCGTCTCATAAAGCTCTTTTCTCGTTTGCAAATCGTGCAACTTTTCTTTTTGTGTACCATGAGTATATATTTCCGTAAAGATGCGTTCATAAGCTTTGGCGGCTGCGCGAAGGGAAGTAACCGGATAAATGACCATCGCGCAACCAAAAGAGGCAAATTGTTCGGCGGTATAATACGGCGTTTGGCCAAATTCCGTCATGTTCGCAAGGATCGGAACCGATATTTCCCGACTCATCAGCGCAAAATGCTCCTCGGTAACAAGCGCTTCGGGAAAAATCGCGTCGGCTCCGGCAGCCACGTATTTTTTCGCTCGTTCCACAGCCCGATCGATCCCTTCGACAGAAAAAGCGTCCGTCCGGGCAACAACCACAAGAGATGGAGCCACCTGTTTAATCGCTTGTATTTTTTGCATCATCTCTTCATCGGACACGAGCTTTTTGCCATTCAAATGACCACACTTCTTCGGCAGCACCTGATCTTCAATTTGTACGGCGGCCACCCTCGCTTCGACCATTTCCCGCGCAGTACGGGCAACATTTAGAACACCGCCGAAGCCCGTATCAATATCAACCAGCAACGGC is drawn from Bacillus thermozeamaize and contains these coding sequences:
- a CDS encoding glycosyl transferase yields the protein MNLPVHPTLSPHPTPQKTFYVPVIVKFFIGHGFALLWMFFSVYISLPWLYDLADVVTFPIALLIIGGIAYVPGYLNAFLVISLILDQQPPFKTEWPNVPITILIACRNEEKKIANTLRYIQKQDYPGDIQIIIIDNGSTDRTSEEAKKAAESLGLSLRIIREENPGKFNALNAGLLEVKTRYLITLDADTLLHRSAVRYLVSRMLSAPVDVCAVAGAVLVRNSRENWLAKIQEWDYFLGIASIKRLQGLYQGTLVAQGAYSIYMTECIKKVGGWPNAIGEDIVLTWSFLKNGWKVYFEPLAVAFTDVPVTFSHFIKQRSRWARGMIEALKETKPWQQPLLFAKYLTGVNLVIPYIDFTYTFFWIPGLILAFFGIYWIVGPMTILVLPLTLLSYYILYIYQKSVFQKLDLRIRKNRLGFWLFVLCYQMILAPVSVWGYIQEVLHLERVWK
- a CDS encoding methylisocitrate lyase; this translates as MAWIVDSESTQEQLASIFRNLMYDREILKIPGTHDAMAALIAKKIGFKALYLSGAAYTASRGLPDLGIIYSEELARRARDIVRASNLPLLVDIDTGFGGVLNVARTAREMVEARVAAVQIEDQVLPKKCGHLNGKKLVSDEEMMQKIQAIKQVAPSLVVVARTDAFSVEGIDRAVERAKKYVAAGADAIFPEALVTEEHFALMSREISVPILANMTEFGQTPYYTAEQFASFGCAMVIYPVTSLRAAAKAYERIFTEIYTHGTQKEKLHDLQTRKELYETISYYDYEALDTSIAKTVLSEE